One genomic segment of Mesoterricola silvestris includes these proteins:
- a CDS encoding RNA polymerase sigma factor gives MEPFNPPDLPFGETTDFHEIFSCLYPRLVSYARRYGATYPEDIAQEAFVILMQRETPVEHPTAYLYGTVRTLSLTERRPLKNQSISLEAVVEQGKGPEADDDLLSQEVRERMKTLSPTFRETLWLFVVEDLSIRQIADILDIPEATVKTRIHRAKAHLRNQLNSTGNSGGLHVLA, from the coding sequence ATGGAGCCGTTCAACCCACCGGATCTTCCCTTCGGGGAAACCACTGACTTTCACGAAATTTTTTCCTGTCTCTATCCCCGTTTGGTAAGCTACGCACGGCGCTACGGCGCCACTTACCCGGAAGATATTGCCCAGGAAGCATTCGTCATTCTCATGCAGCGGGAAACCCCCGTCGAACACCCCACCGCCTACCTTTACGGAACCGTGCGCACCCTGTCCCTCACGGAGCGCCGGCCCCTGAAGAACCAGTCCATCAGCCTCGAGGCCGTGGTGGAACAGGGCAAGGGGCCGGAGGCGGACGACGACCTGCTCAGCCAGGAGGTCCGGGAGCGGATGAAGACCCTCTCCCCCACCTTCCGGGAAACCCTCTGGCTCTTCGTGGTGGAAGATCTCTCCATCCGCCAGATCGCCGATATCCTCGATATCCCCGAAGCCACCGTCAAGACCCGCATCCATCGCGCCAAAGCCCATCTCAGGAACCAACTCAATTCCACCGGAAATTCTGGAGGCCTTCATGTCCTGGCTTGA